Proteins encoded by one window of Bradyrhizobium sp. B097:
- a CDS encoding DUF2235 domain-containing protein — protein MPSPKIIILSDGTGNAASSVWRTNVWRIFQSLDLQGNAQAAKYDDGVGTSSFVPLALLGGAFGYGLKRNILDAYKFICRNYDHQNDSQIYLFGFSRGAFTVRTLAALILDQGLIVAGTEAELHDGAVKAYRAYRAAGYHSIWRIEVLFRALRDYILVPVLDRLQRNKPYAEIARKPVPAIEFIGIWDTVAAYGLPIDEMTRGISNWVWPLELPNRILSPKVKWARHALALDDERTTFHPVLWTEQEPGQPAPAVPATIDGERLVQVWFVGMHANVGGGYPDDAVAFVPLAWLVDEAVKRGLVFKSAPIADPDAIKAIKSSEDKDGRLYDSRAGLGSYYRYGPRKVADLCNDPYADVSVPMPKIHESVFERIGSGANAYAPIGLPPNYVVVSRSGQVTPLSSTTFETPAGAPARHAAQEKLWNFVWMRRIAYFATLAASLHLAAFWLFHNQHKEHEFSSWFRMISELVRFIESFLPASFHWWTDWYAGNPEWFAGGIIAVFVLMGVGSSLSATISDRMRIIWRNRANPTPLSGFMHDAIYRFRTSTIYQWILNVGKRHVVPFLLTALLVWFSATLLSHFLFNAADSMGAFCKGSAADKLVAVDKGVPQDAADFDTSAICAPTGLKVRTGFKYEIAITMSEPWEDAGRAVTPIGYRTSTIEGAKRWRGYATIFLRRILFRPWFRLIARVGDTGVDEYFLDPLPAPNTDPQVYKARFTADRSGEIFLYVNQAVIGLPWIYQWFYGDHKGTAKVTVKLL, from the coding sequence ATGCCGAGCCCGAAGATCATTATTCTGTCCGACGGCACCGGCAACGCCGCCTCCAGCGTCTGGCGCACCAATGTCTGGCGGATATTCCAGTCGCTGGATTTGCAGGGCAACGCGCAGGCCGCCAAGTATGATGACGGCGTCGGCACGTCGTCCTTCGTTCCGCTTGCGCTGCTCGGCGGCGCCTTCGGCTACGGCCTGAAGCGCAATATCCTGGATGCCTACAAATTCATCTGCCGCAACTACGACCACCAGAACGATTCGCAGATCTACCTGTTCGGATTCAGCCGCGGCGCCTTCACCGTGCGCACGCTCGCCGCACTCATCCTCGATCAGGGCCTGATCGTCGCCGGCACCGAAGCCGAACTGCACGACGGCGCGGTGAAGGCCTATCGCGCGTACCGCGCCGCAGGCTACCACTCGATCTGGCGCATCGAGGTGCTGTTCCGCGCGCTGCGCGATTACATCCTTGTGCCGGTGCTGGACCGCCTTCAGCGCAACAAGCCTTATGCGGAGATCGCACGGAAGCCAGTGCCGGCGATCGAGTTCATTGGCATCTGGGACACCGTCGCGGCCTATGGCCTGCCGATCGACGAGATGACACGCGGCATCTCCAACTGGGTGTGGCCGCTCGAGCTGCCGAACCGGATTCTCAGCCCGAAGGTCAAGTGGGCACGGCATGCGCTGGCGCTCGACGATGAGCGCACGACCTTTCATCCGGTGCTCTGGACGGAGCAAGAGCCGGGACAGCCCGCACCGGCCGTGCCGGCAACGATCGATGGCGAGCGCCTCGTCCAGGTGTGGTTCGTCGGCATGCATGCCAATGTCGGCGGCGGCTATCCGGACGATGCCGTCGCCTTCGTGCCGCTGGCCTGGCTGGTCGACGAAGCCGTCAAGCGCGGACTTGTGTTCAAGAGTGCGCCGATCGCCGATCCCGATGCGATCAAGGCGATCAAGTCTTCCGAGGACAAGGATGGCCGCCTTTACGATTCGCGGGCCGGCCTCGGCTCCTATTACCGGTACGGTCCCCGCAAGGTCGCCGATCTCTGCAACGACCCCTATGCCGACGTCAGCGTGCCGATGCCGAAGATCCACGAAAGCGTGTTCGAGCGGATCGGCAGCGGCGCCAATGCCTATGCCCCGATCGGGCTTCCACCGAACTATGTGGTGGTGTCCCGCAGCGGCCAGGTGACACCGCTAAGCTCCACTACGTTTGAAACGCCCGCCGGCGCACCGGCCCGCCATGCCGCGCAGGAGAAGCTATGGAATTTCGTCTGGATGCGGCGGATCGCCTACTTCGCCACCTTGGCGGCGTCGCTGCATCTGGCCGCGTTCTGGCTGTTCCACAATCAGCACAAGGAGCACGAATTCAGCTCCTGGTTCAGGATGATTTCGGAGCTGGTGCGCTTCATCGAATCGTTCCTGCCCGCTTCGTTTCATTGGTGGACCGATTGGTACGCCGGCAACCCGGAATGGTTCGCCGGCGGCATCATCGCCGTTTTCGTGCTGATGGGTGTGGGCAGTTCGCTCAGCGCAACGATCAGCGACAGGATGCGGATCATCTGGCGCAACCGCGCGAACCCGACGCCGCTCTCAGGGTTCATGCACGATGCGATCTATCGATTCCGCACCAGCACGATCTATCAGTGGATCCTCAATGTCGGGAAGCGGCATGTCGTGCCGTTCCTGCTCACGGCCTTGCTGGTCTGGTTCAGCGCGACGCTGCTCAGCCATTTCCTGTTCAATGCCGCGGATTCGATGGGCGCCTTCTGCAAGGGGAGCGCGGCCGACAAGCTCGTCGCCGTCGACAAGGGCGTCCCGCAGGATGCGGCCGACTTCGACACCAGCGCGATCTGTGCGCCGACCGGGCTCAAGGTCCGCACCGGCTTCAAGTACGAGATCGCGATCACGATGTCGGAGCCATGGGAGGACGCCGGACGCGCGGTCACGCCGATCGGCTACCGGACCTCGACCATCGAGGGTGCAAAGCGCTGGCGCGGATACGCCACGATCTTCCTGCGGCGCATCCTGTTCCGGCCCTGGTTCAGGCTGATCGCACGGGTCGGAGACACCGGCGTCGACGAGTATTTCCTCGATCCCTTGCCGGCGCCGAACACCGACCCGCAGGTCTACAAGGCGCGGTTCACCGCCGATCGCAGCGGCGAGATCTTCCTCTACGTTAACCAGGCCGTCATCGGCCTGCCTTGGATCTACCAATGGTTCTACGGCGATCACAAGGGCACGGCGAAGGTCACGGTGAAGTTGCTTTAG
- a CDS encoding phospholipase D-like domain-containing protein — translation MISTIQAFPTTDGIFVVWEVAAMIPDCLGFALYRQQQGKSATVVDTWVGFEDQVQSHKAGDHRPSTEWPVQKTNWTDFLAPADAPVRYGVVPVLKDGATKVKPAYSAPATWTDYVSATPSGPLKPWFNRGTISAQWLSRAIGTTPKASQTLEKAISTKGNKIRDFLKGELGARLFALLAGAKKDKVDVYVALYELNDPELIAALTALKGKAHVVLGNSTGKSDATAKETEKNAGVLKKAGVDIVRRKIAPSRYAHNKFAVFCDGAETPKVVWTGSTNWTRTGLCTQNNNGLEITDGKIAAAYHEHWKAIYADGSKSPKALALAGDHVWPFTIGNSNVSVWFTPTTKSGDLKEATKMIEDAEHGAVCLMLNPGNKGLLGPILEKAQDKNLYVRGVLNNFPAQGKDSPKDRLQLLAGGGQQQVFKGKQIADVIRPAGIDKTADWWQHEIKNTGKFMIAVHSKVIVLDPAGKNPVVMTGSHNFSDRASTKNDDNLVIIRGDSQLALTYAARIVSIYGQYRWQAWRNTPEGQKDKGLKRSDTWLSSRIGKGWAQIETRFWLGTP, via the coding sequence ATGATTTCCACAATTCAGGCGTTTCCAACCACCGACGGCATCTTCGTGGTTTGGGAGGTCGCGGCAATGATCCCGGACTGCCTCGGCTTTGCGCTCTATCGTCAGCAGCAGGGCAAGAGCGCGACCGTCGTCGACACCTGGGTCGGATTCGAGGATCAGGTGCAGAGCCACAAGGCGGGAGATCATCGTCCAAGCACCGAATGGCCGGTGCAGAAGACGAACTGGACCGATTTCCTGGCCCCGGCCGATGCGCCGGTCCGCTATGGCGTCGTTCCGGTTCTCAAGGACGGCGCCACCAAGGTGAAGCCCGCCTACAGTGCGCCAGCGACATGGACCGACTACGTCTCGGCCACGCCGTCGGGCCCGCTGAAGCCATGGTTCAACCGCGGCACGATCTCGGCGCAATGGCTGTCGCGCGCGATCGGCACCACACCGAAAGCCTCCCAGACGCTGGAGAAGGCGATCTCCACCAAGGGCAACAAGATCCGCGACTTCCTCAAGGGCGAGCTTGGCGCGCGCCTCTTTGCCCTGTTGGCCGGGGCCAAGAAGGATAAAGTCGACGTCTATGTCGCGCTCTACGAGCTCAACGATCCCGAATTGATCGCCGCGCTGACTGCGCTGAAGGGCAAGGCCCACGTCGTGCTCGGCAACAGCACCGGCAAGTCCGACGCCACCGCAAAGGAGACCGAGAAGAACGCCGGCGTGCTGAAGAAGGCGGGCGTCGACATCGTCCGCCGCAAGATCGCGCCGAGCCGCTACGCCCACAACAAGTTCGCGGTGTTCTGCGACGGCGCCGAGACACCGAAAGTGGTCTGGACCGGGAGCACCAACTGGACCCGGACCGGATTGTGCACCCAGAACAACAATGGGCTCGAGATCACCGACGGCAAGATCGCGGCGGCCTATCACGAGCATTGGAAGGCGATCTACGCCGACGGCAGCAAGTCGCCGAAGGCGCTGGCCTTGGCCGGCGATCACGTATGGCCGTTCACGATCGGCAACTCGAACGTCAGCGTCTGGTTCACGCCGACCACCAAGAGCGGCGATCTCAAGGAAGCGACCAAGATGATCGAGGACGCCGAGCATGGCGCGGTGTGCCTGATGCTCAATCCCGGCAACAAGGGCCTGCTCGGCCCGATCCTGGAGAAGGCGCAGGACAAGAATCTCTATGTGCGCGGGGTGCTCAACAATTTCCCGGCGCAGGGCAAGGACAGTCCAAAGGATCGGCTGCAACTGCTGGCCGGCGGCGGTCAGCAGCAGGTCTTCAAGGGCAAGCAGATTGCCGACGTGATCAGGCCCGCCGGCATCGACAAGACCGCCGACTGGTGGCAGCACGAGATCAAGAACACCGGAAAGTTCATGATCGCCGTGCACAGCAAGGTGATCGTGCTGGATCCTGCCGGCAAGAACCCGGTGGTCATGACCGGCTCGCACAATTTCTCCGACCGCGCCAGCACCAAAAACGACGACAACCTCGTCATCATCAGAGGCGATTCACAGCTGGCGCTGACCTATGCCGCGCGCATCGTCAGCATCTACGGCCAGTATCGCTGGCAGGCCTGGCGCAACACGCCGGAAGGCCAGAAGGACAAGGGTCTGAAGCGCAGCGACACGTGGCTGAGCAGCCGCATCGGCAAGGGCTGGGCGCAAATCGAGACCCGGTTCTGGCTCGGCACACCCTGA
- a CDS encoding LLM class flavin-dependent oxidoreductase: MELGYFAMPSHPPECGLKEGHDWDLQVLRWLDELGYQEAWIGEHHTAPWEPHPSPDLLIAQALLQTKNIRIGPGGFLLPYHHPAELANRVAMLDHLSNGRLNFGVAASGLPSDWAMFNVDGMSGQNRDMTREALEIILKMWTEPAPWTHKGKFWTVTKPDTMFDFLKPHIKPQQAPHPPIGVAGLSKNSDTLKLAGERGFIPMSLNLNPAYVGSHWDSVEAGAAKTGRKPSRKDWRMVREVFVADTDEEAWKLSTGDMMGRMMGEYFLPLLGHFGFKDYLKASPDVPDSDVTVEYCARNNWIVGSPATVTEKIEKIYQEVGGFGVLLVFGFDYKHKPEAWHNSLRLLKQEVLPKLKHLDASVGRAA; the protein is encoded by the coding sequence ATGGAACTCGGATACTTCGCGATGCCGTCGCATCCGCCGGAGTGCGGACTGAAAGAGGGCCACGACTGGGACCTTCAGGTGCTGCGCTGGCTGGACGAGCTCGGCTACCAGGAAGCCTGGATCGGCGAGCACCACACCGCGCCCTGGGAGCCGCACCCGTCGCCGGATCTGTTGATCGCGCAGGCGCTGCTGCAGACCAAGAACATCCGCATCGGCCCCGGTGGCTTCCTCCTGCCGTATCATCATCCGGCCGAACTCGCGAACCGCGTGGCGATGCTCGATCATCTCTCGAACGGGCGGCTCAACTTCGGCGTCGCGGCCTCGGGCCTGCCGAGCGACTGGGCGATGTTCAATGTCGACGGCATGTCAGGCCAGAACCGCGACATGACCCGCGAGGCGCTCGAGATCATCCTGAAGATGTGGACCGAACCGGCACCGTGGACCCACAAGGGCAAGTTCTGGACGGTGACCAAGCCGGACACGATGTTCGATTTCCTCAAGCCGCACATCAAGCCACAGCAAGCGCCGCATCCGCCGATCGGCGTCGCGGGGCTGTCGAAGAACTCGGACACGCTCAAGCTCGCAGGCGAGCGTGGCTTCATCCCGATGAGCCTGAATCTCAATCCCGCCTATGTCGGCAGTCACTGGGACTCGGTGGAAGCCGGCGCGGCCAAGACCGGCCGCAAGCCGAGCCGCAAGGACTGGCGGATGGTGCGCGAGGTGTTTGTCGCCGACACCGACGAGGAGGCATGGAAGCTCTCGACCGGCGACATGATGGGCCGGATGATGGGTGAGTATTTCCTGCCGCTGCTCGGCCACTTTGGTTTCAAGGATTATCTGAAAGCGTCGCCCGACGTGCCCGATAGCGACGTCACGGTCGAGTATTGCGCCCGCAACAACTGGATCGTCGGCTCGCCCGCGACCGTCACCGAGAAGATCGAGAAGATCTATCAGGAGGTCGGCGGTTTCGGCGTGCTGCTGGTGTTCGGTTTCGACTACAAGCACAAGCCCGAGGCCTGGCACAATTCGCTGCGGCTGCTGAAGCAGGAGGTCTTGCCGAAGCTGAAGCACCTCGACGCCTCGGTCGGCCGCGCGGCGTAG
- a CDS encoding TetR family transcriptional regulator, which yields MSNHGGLRERKKEATRQAISDVATELFVARGFDNVSVAEIAEAAEVSRMTVFNYFPRKEDLFFDREEESRQILKAAFAERSAGEVPLMTLRKLVQNLADRAHPFAKFTDATAKFWRTVAESPALSARAREMRDELIDDLATVLAGAIKRPLADADARLAASMVVTAVTVAYAEGLREHKARRSAASTREAFLQIMERSFSGIAVMLKGTPYA from the coding sequence ATGTCAAATCACGGCGGATTGCGGGAGCGGAAGAAGGAAGCGACGCGCCAGGCGATCTCGGATGTCGCCACCGAGCTGTTCGTGGCGCGCGGCTTCGACAATGTCTCGGTGGCAGAGATTGCAGAGGCCGCCGAGGTCTCCCGGATGACGGTGTTCAATTACTTTCCGCGCAAGGAAGATCTGTTCTTCGACCGTGAGGAGGAAAGCCGCCAGATTCTGAAGGCCGCCTTTGCCGAGCGGTCAGCGGGCGAAGTGCCGCTGATGACGCTGCGCAAGCTGGTGCAGAATCTCGCGGATCGGGCGCATCCGTTCGCGAAATTCACCGATGCAACGGCGAAATTCTGGCGCACCGTCGCCGAAAGCCCGGCGCTCTCGGCGCGGGCGCGCGAGATGCGTGACGAGTTGATCGATGATCTTGCAACCGTGCTGGCGGGCGCCATCAAGCGGCCGCTCGCCGACGCCGACGCCCGGCTCGCCGCGTCGATGGTGGTCACGGCCGTGACCGTCGCCTATGCGGAAGGGCTTCGCGAGCACAAGGCGCGCCGATCGGCGGCCTCGACACGCGAGGCCTTCCTGCAGATCATGGAGCGCAGCTTTTCGGGTATCGCGGTCATGCTGAAGGGGACGCCTTACGCGTAA
- a CDS encoding FAD-dependent monooxygenase codes for MTRERTDVVVVGAGPTGLLLAIELTLGGADAIVIERLAEPDQTIKAGAIGALAGEALQRRGLAEAMDAVERSMADSMSRLMKSWGGESELPFKKFGGHFSGIFGIDQTRQREPNRRLRGVNQQALEKMLGERAQALGIEIRRGCELIDFEDTGDGMLTRARGASGDVELHSVYLVGCDGGRSAVRKRAGFDFPGTEPTLTGHQAIVDLDHPDRLLPVGWRRTPVGMMAYGPIPGRVFMAEFDGPPADRSAPVTREEIETTLRRISGADVRVTAVKTATRFTDNARQADSYRRGRVLLAGDAAHVHSPFGGQGLNLGLLDAVNLGWKLAAVVCDRMPESLLDSYTAERHPIGARVLANTRAQVALMRPDVMTDALRDIVADLMSGDEGTRYFGEMISGIKTRYDLGSEHASVGRLSGNVALGDDGAETTLFDQMEDGRAVLVDATGGAASAIAARWDIFVRCVSRRAGPSLLIRPDACIAWAAAGEDLAGLDAALMRWFGPAGTCESRSPDEAKRNPGTV; via the coding sequence GTGACGCGTGAACGGACGGATGTGGTTGTGGTCGGCGCCGGGCCGACCGGATTGCTGCTGGCGATCGAACTGACCCTGGGCGGCGCCGATGCGATCGTGATCGAGCGGCTGGCGGAGCCCGACCAGACCATCAAGGCCGGCGCGATCGGCGCCCTCGCCGGCGAGGCGCTGCAGCGCCGCGGCCTTGCCGAGGCGATGGATGCGGTCGAACGCAGCATGGCGGACAGCATGTCCAGGCTTATGAAGAGTTGGGGCGGCGAGTCGGAGCTGCCGTTCAAGAAGTTCGGCGGGCACTTCTCCGGCATCTTCGGGATCGACCAGACGCGTCAGCGCGAGCCGAATCGGCGGTTGCGGGGCGTGAACCAGCAAGCCCTGGAGAAAATGCTCGGCGAGCGCGCCCAGGCACTCGGCATCGAGATCAGGCGTGGCTGCGAACTGATCGATTTCGAGGATACCGGAGACGGTATGCTGACGAGGGCAAGGGGCGCGTCCGGCGATGTCGAGCTGCACTCCGTCTATCTGGTCGGCTGCGACGGCGGACGCAGCGCGGTGCGCAAGCGCGCGGGCTTCGATTTTCCCGGTACCGAACCGACGCTCACCGGACACCAGGCCATCGTCGACCTCGATCATCCGGATCGTCTGCTCCCGGTCGGCTGGCGGCGGACGCCCGTCGGCATGATGGCCTATGGACCGATTCCCGGCCGGGTGTTCATGGCCGAGTTCGACGGACCGCCGGCGGATCGCAGCGCACCGGTGACGCGCGAGGAGATCGAGACCACCTTGCGCCGGATCAGCGGCGCCGACGTCCGTGTCACCGCCGTCAAGACCGCCACCCGCTTCACCGACAATGCGCGGCAGGCCGACAGCTATCGCAGGGGCCGCGTGCTGCTGGCGGGCGACGCCGCGCATGTGCATTCGCCGTTCGGCGGGCAAGGCTTGAATCTTGGCCTGCTCGATGCGGTCAATCTCGGCTGGAAGCTCGCGGCGGTCGTGTGCGATCGCATGCCCGAGAGCCTGCTCGACAGCTACACGGCAGAGCGGCATCCGATCGGGGCCAGGGTGCTCGCCAACACCCGCGCCCAGGTCGCATTGATGCGGCCTGATGTCATGACGGACGCCCTGCGCGACATCGTCGCGGACCTGATGAGCGGCGACGAGGGCACCCGCTACTTCGGCGAAATGATCAGCGGCATCAAGACCCGTTACGACCTCGGCAGCGAGCATGCATCGGTCGGCCGGCTCTCCGGCAATGTCGCGCTCGGCGACGACGGCGCGGAAACAACGCTGTTCGATCAGATGGAGGACGGCAGGGCCGTGCTGGTCGATGCAACCGGCGGGGCCGCGTCAGCAATCGCTGCTCGCTGGGACATATTCGTCCGATGCGTATCAAGGCGCGCCGGCCCGTCGCTGCTGATCCGCCCCGATGCCTGCATCGCCTGGGCGGCCGCCGGCGAGGACTTGGCGGGCCTCGACGCCGCGCTCATGCGCTGGTTTGGACCCGCCGGAACCTGCGAGAGCCGTAGCCCGGATGAAGCGAAGCGCAATCCGGGAACGGTCTGA
- a CDS encoding NADH:flavin oxidoreductase/NADH oxidase yields the protein MSTLFSPIELRSLKLSNRIMVSPMCQYSADDGSANDWHFTHINMLALSGAAMFCIEATHVEDIGRITPGCLGLYSDANEAALKPILASVRKHSKAAVAMQLAHAGRKASSQRPWEGGQLIPVAEGGWQTVGPSDVPHKESEAPPLALDDAGLKRIREAFVASAKRADRLGIDALELHGAHGYLLHQFLSPIANKRTDRYGGSLENRMRFPLEVFDAVRAVFPDHKPIGMRVSATDWVEGAWDLAQTIEFAKELKKHGVDWMDVSSGGVSPLQKIPLGPGYQVPAAQAVKEATGVTTMAVGLITEAKQAEEIVASGKADMIALARGMLYDPRWGWHAAAELGGEVSAPPQYWRSQPSTQKALFGKTTFGTR from the coding sequence ATGAGCACCCTGTTTTCGCCGATCGAACTGCGCAGCCTCAAGCTCTCCAACCGGATCATGGTCTCGCCGATGTGCCAGTATTCGGCCGACGACGGCTCCGCCAATGATTGGCACTTCACCCACATCAACATGCTGGCGTTGTCGGGTGCTGCGATGTTCTGCATCGAGGCCACCCATGTCGAGGATATCGGGCGGATCACGCCGGGCTGCCTCGGCCTCTACAGCGATGCCAATGAGGCGGCGCTGAAGCCGATCCTGGCCTCGGTGCGCAAGCATTCGAAGGCGGCGGTCGCGATGCAGCTCGCCCATGCCGGCCGCAAGGCGTCGAGCCAGCGTCCCTGGGAGGGCGGGCAGCTGATCCCGGTTGCCGAAGGCGGCTGGCAGACGGTTGGGCCATCTGATGTCCCGCACAAGGAAAGCGAGGCGCCGCCGCTGGCGCTCGATGACGCCGGCCTGAAGCGCATTCGCGAGGCCTTTGTCGCGTCAGCGAAGCGCGCCGACCGGCTCGGCATCGACGCGCTCGAGCTGCACGGCGCGCACGGTTATCTGCTGCACCAGTTCCTGTCGCCGATCGCCAACAAGCGGACCGACCGCTATGGCGGCTCGCTCGAAAATCGCATGCGCTTCCCGCTCGAAGTGTTCGACGCGGTGCGCGCGGTTTTCCCGGATCACAAGCCGATCGGCATGCGGGTGTCGGCGACCGACTGGGTCGAGGGGGCCTGGGATCTCGCGCAGACCATCGAATTTGCCAAGGAGCTGAAGAAGCATGGCGTCGACTGGATGGACGTCTCCTCCGGCGGCGTGTCGCCGCTGCAGAAGATTCCGCTCGGGCCGGGCTACCAGGTGCCGGCGGCGCAGGCGGTGAAGGAGGCGACCGGCGTCACCACGATGGCGGTCGGCCTGATCACCGAAGCGAAGCAGGCCGAGGAGATCGTCGCGTCAGGGAAGGCCGACATGATCGCGCTTGCGCGCGGCATGCTCTACGACCCGCGCTGGGGTTGGCACGCCGCCGCCGAACTCGGCGGCGAGGTGAGCGCGCCGCCGCAATATTGGCGTTCGCAGCCCTCGACGCAGAAGGCGCTGTTCGGCAAGACCACGTTCGGGACGCGCTAA
- a CDS encoding esterase-like activity of phytase family protein, which yields MRLPFSRRHVLQGMAAGLSAAALPRLAQAQGASQPALTPGPPGRPGRHRVDEPAAVEVNARPLPSFDIRDRARVRFGALEYRSGLILSSSFAGFGGLSALRLDAKGERFIAVSDQGTWFTGRIVYRGRDMTGLDDVEAAPLLDAQGKPITATRGWYDSESLALDGSIAYVGLERVNQVLRYDFAKGFTRARGEVVPLPAAARKLPINKGLEALVFVPKVMPKATPASPPLAGTLIAFSERGLDAGGNLIAFLVGGNTPGQFSVRRTENFDISDAVLLPSGDLLILERKFSWLGGAGIRIRRLALSDIAPGAVVDGPAIFNADLGNEIDNMEGLDAHVTDEGETVLTMISDDNFSLIQRNLLLQFTLVE from the coding sequence ATGCGCTTACCCTTTAGCCGCCGCCACGTCCTGCAAGGGATGGCGGCGGGGCTGTCGGCCGCAGCATTGCCGCGTCTCGCGCAGGCGCAGGGCGCGAGCCAGCCGGCGCTGACACCGGGGCCGCCCGGCAGGCCGGGCCGTCACCGCGTCGACGAACCCGCAGCGGTCGAGGTCAATGCACGGCCGCTGCCGTCGTTCGATATCCGCGATCGTGCGCGGGTGCGGTTCGGCGCGCTGGAATATCGCAGCGGCCTGATCCTGAGCTCGTCATTCGCCGGCTTCGGCGGCCTGTCCGCGCTGCGGCTCGATGCCAAGGGCGAACGCTTCATCGCGGTCAGCGACCAAGGCACCTGGTTCACCGGCCGCATCGTCTATCGCGGCCGCGACATGACCGGGCTCGACGATGTCGAGGCGGCGCCGCTGCTCGACGCCCAGGGCAAGCCGATCACCGCGACCCGCGGCTGGTACGATTCGGAATCGCTCGCGCTCGACGGATCGATTGCCTATGTCGGGCTCGAGCGGGTCAACCAGGTGCTGCGCTACGACTTCGCCAAGGGCTTCACCCGCGCGCGCGGCGAGGTGGTGCCGCTGCCCGCGGCGGCGCGCAAGCTGCCCATCAACAAGGGGCTCGAGGCGCTCGTCTTCGTGCCCAAGGTCATGCCCAAAGCCACACCGGCGAGCCCGCCGCTGGCCGGTACGCTGATCGCGTTCTCGGAACGCGGGCTCGATGCCGGCGGCAACCTGATCGCCTTCCTGGTCGGCGGCAACACGCCGGGCCAGTTCAGCGTCCGCCGAACCGAGAATTTCGACATCAGCGACGCGGTCCTGCTGCCGTCGGGCGATCTGCTGATCCTGGAGCGGAAATTCTCCTGGCTCGGCGGCGCCGGCATTCGTATCCGTCGCCTTGCTCTGTCGGACATTGCGCCCGGCGCCGTCGTCGATGGTCCGGCGATCTTCAATGCCGATCTCGGCAACGAGATCGACAACATGGAAGGCCTCGACGCCCATGTCACTGATGAGGGCGAGACCGTCCTGACCATGATCTCCGACGACAATTTCTCCCTGATCCAGCGCAATTTGCTGCTGCAATTCACGCTGGTTGAGTAA